The Ruminococcus bovis genome includes a region encoding these proteins:
- the tnpA gene encoding IS66 family insertion sequence element accessory protein TnpA, translating into MNKGIRTLRKEQNLALWANQVEKCNNSGLSVAQWCRNNNIPVSTFWSRQKKVYEAYTQKTDLNS; encoded by the coding sequence ATGAACAAAGGTATCAGAACATTAAGAAAAGAACAGAACCTGGCTCTTTGGGCAAACCAAGTAGAGAAATGCAACAACAGTGGGTTAAGTGTTGCGCAGTGGTGCAGAAATAACAATATTCCTGTAAGTACATTTTGGAGCAGACAGAAAAAGGTATACGAAGCCTACACTCAAAAAACAGACCTCAATTCATAG
- the lysS gene encoding lysine--tRNA ligase — protein MGEQNNQNKNNGGDLLKVRRDKLAELQAAGNDPYMVNTSARDTLNKDISDNFEKYENQTVTIAGRIMSKRGKGKVMFMDVYDRTGKMQVFAKFDDLGEETYKGLKKWDIGDIMECTGFVFKTKMGEVSVHATGVKLLSKSLLPLPEKYHGLKDVDLRYRQREVDLIMNPEVKETFIKRSKIVSTIRNIMDSKGFIEVETPTLNTIPGGASARPFVTHHNTLDIDMYMRIATEIPLKRLIIGGMERVYEIGRIFRNEGMDPRHNPEFTTIELYQAYTDYNGMMDITEELINKSCMAVNGTEDITYGDYEISLKAPFKRITMIDAVKEQTGVDFGEFMGNTEKAKEVAKELKLEVKPTDTWGNVLAEAFDEYVEDKLIQPTFVIDYPVEISPLTKRKKDNPLLVERFEIFVAGGELANAYTELNDPIDQRGRFEHQMMLRENGDEEANMIDEDFLTAMEYGMPPTGGMGMGIDRLVMLLTNSPAVRDVIAFPTMKPVGASKPANKPVAEPKEEKIDFSKVEVEPLFKDFVDFDTFSKSDFRAVKVKECTAVPKSKKLLQFTLDDGTGEDRTILSGIHAYYEPEELVGKTLIAITNLPPRAMMGIESCGMLLSAVHEEEGEEKLHLLMVDNHIPAGAKLY, from the coding sequence ATGGGTGAACAGAATAACCAGAACAAGAACAACGGTGGTGACCTACTAAAGGTTCGCCGTGACAAGTTAGCAGAACTACAGGCTGCAGGTAACGACCCTTATATGGTCAACACTTCAGCTAGAGATACACTAAACAAAGATATTTCAGATAACTTTGAAAAATATGAAAACCAGACAGTAACAATTGCCGGTAGAATTATGTCTAAGCGTGGCAAGGGTAAGGTTATGTTTATGGATGTATATGACCGTACAGGCAAAATGCAGGTTTTCGCAAAGTTTGATGACCTTGGTGAGGAAACATACAAAGGTCTTAAAAAGTGGGATATTGGCGATATTATGGAATGTACAGGCTTTGTTTTCAAAACAAAGATGGGCGAAGTTTCTGTTCATGCAACAGGTGTTAAGCTCCTTTCAAAGTCACTTCTTCCACTACCTGAAAAGTATCATGGTCTAAAGGATGTTGACCTAAGATACCGTCAGCGTGAAGTTGACCTTATTATGAATCCTGAAGTTAAGGAAACATTTATTAAGAGAAGTAAGATTGTTTCTACTATTCGTAACATTATGGATAGCAAGGGATTTATTGAAGTTGAAACTCCAACACTAAACACAATTCCGGGTGGTGCATCAGCCAGACCATTCGTTACTCACCACAACACACTTGACATTGATATGTATATGAGAATTGCAACAGAAATTCCTCTAAAGAGACTTATCATCGGTGGTATGGAAAGAGTTTATGAAATCGGTAGAATCTTCCGTAACGAAGGTATGGACCCTAGACATAATCCTGAATTTACTACTATCGAACTATATCAGGCATATACAGACTACAACGGTATGATGGATATTACCGAAGAACTTATCAACAAGTCTTGTATGGCTGTTAACGGTACAGAAGATATTACATACGGTGATTATGAAATTTCTCTAAAAGCTCCATTTAAGAGAATTACAATGATTGATGCAGTTAAGGAACAGACAGGTGTTGACTTTGGTGAATTTATGGGCAACACTGAAAAGGCTAAGGAAGTTGCTAAGGAACTTAAGCTAGAGGTTAAGCCAACTGACACTTGGGGCAATGTTCTTGCAGAAGCATTTGATGAATATGTAGAAGATAAGCTAATTCAGCCTACATTCGTTATTGACTACCCTGTAGAAATTTCTCCTCTAACAAAGAGAAAGAAAGATAACCCTCTACTAGTAGAAAGATTTGAAATTTTTGTAGCAGGTGGCGAACTTGCTAATGCATATACAGAGCTTAATGACCCAATTGACCAGAGAGGTCGTTTTGAACACCAGATGATGCTTCGTGAAAACGGTGATGAAGAAGCTAATATGATTGATGAAGATTTCCTAACTGCTATGGAATACGGTATGCCTCCAACAGGTGGTATGGGTATGGGTATTGACAGACTTGTTATGCTGCTAACTAATTCACCTGCAGTTCGTGATGTTATTGCATTCCCAACAATGAAGCCTGTAGGTGCATCAAAACCTGCTAACAAGCCGGTTGCTGAACCTAAGGAAGAAAAGATTGACTTCTCTAAGGTAGAGGTTGAACCACTATTTAAGGACTTTGTTGACTTTGATACATTCAGCAAGTCTGACTTTAGAGCAGTAAAGGTTAAGGAATGTACAGCAGTTCCTAAGTCAAAGAAACTTCTACAGTTTACTCTTGATGACGGTACAGGGGAAGACCGTACAATACTAAGTGGTATCCACGCTTATTATGAACCTGAAGAACTAGTAGGCAAAACACTTATTGCTATTACTAACCTACCACCAAGAGCAATGATGGGTATTGAGTCTTGTGGTATGCTACTTTCTGCCGTTCATGAAGAAGAAGGAGAAGAAAAACTTCACCTACTAATGGTTGATAACCATATCCCTGCAGGTGCAAAGTTATATTAA
- a CDS encoding DDE-type integrase/transposase/recombinase, with translation MIYAAKRMGLVKYKKTKKKSRNHRRYPELLIPGEKVQIDVKEVPYNCLRGKALRDGKHFYQWTAIDECTRMRFVYGFEEHTPENSTKFLKMLLKEFPFKIKTVQTDNGREFTYKYQSSEVKSPFEIELNKLGINHKLIPPRTPWHNGKVERSHRNDQRYFYDWETFKNIEELNTKLKGHLEWSNNKTMRTLEYKSPMQLLSEKLELKSIH, from the coding sequence ATGATATATGCTGCAAAAAGAATGGGCTTAGTAAAATATAAAAAGACCAAGAAAAAGAGCCGTAATCATAGAAGATATCCGGAGCTGTTAATACCTGGAGAAAAGGTGCAGATAGATGTAAAAGAAGTGCCATACAATTGCTTAAGAGGCAAGGCTTTAAGGGACGGAAAGCATTTTTATCAATGGACTGCAATAGATGAATGTACAAGAATGAGATTTGTATATGGGTTTGAAGAACATACACCGGAAAACTCAACTAAATTCTTGAAAATGTTATTAAAAGAATTTCCGTTTAAAATAAAGACGGTTCAAACAGATAACGGAAGAGAGTTCACATATAAATATCAAAGCAGTGAAGTGAAAAGTCCTTTTGAAATAGAATTGAACAAATTAGGTATAAATCATAAATTAATACCACCACGAACACCTTGGCACAATGGGAAGGTAGAAAGAAGTCATAGAAACGACCAAAGATATTTCTATGATTGGGAAACATTCAAAAATATTGAAGAATTAAATACAAAGTTAAAAGGACATTTAGAATGGAGTAATAACAAGACAATGAGAACACTTGAATACAAAAGTCCAATGCAGTTATTGAGTGAAAAGTTAGAATTGAAATCCATTCATTAA
- a CDS encoding transposase domain-containing protein: MYSIIETAKENNLNPFRYLTYIFKKFPNIKENETADILLPWNAPEECKVKI; encoded by the coding sequence ATGTACAGCATAATCGAAACAGCCAAAGAGAACAATCTGAATCCGTTTAGATATCTGACCTATATCTTCAAAAAGTTCCCTAATATTAAGGAAAATGAAACGGCTGATATTCTACTGCCTTGGAATGCACCAGAGGAGTGCAAAGTTAAAATTTGA
- a CDS encoding murein hydrolase activator EnvC family protein — MKKEIISAILALTVVGGTFAIGAKVQPSTVVAQDSISELEQRQAELKQKSEQYQKELEKNNSKIAKTKQYQKTLLNRIDAVNDEIVVSQEKITTLNNQISAKTKKIKKLNSDISSRTNTLRKRIKTIYMSGDVSSLEIILGAKDFSDFLDKVELVRNVSNFDEKLISDIETDMKTVKSEKAALVKDKAKQVKEKKNLQAKQADLQSVVDENSKVLSTLYTRNKKQEAAIKANNGALNGIDDQIQSYYEEQAKKAAEKARQNSSNNGSNNSSNSGSNNSSNNNGSSNNSGGSSSGGSSNSGGGSYTPVTPSGSGYTWPVPGHTALSSVFGEDRGSYGHGAIDISDGSIMGATVVAADSGTVVVSNNSCTHNWGKSGSCGCGGGYGNYVWIDHGNGKCTIYGHLTRAVVSQGSHVSKGQVIGYVGSTGWSSGPHLHFECRINGTKYDPMSEF; from the coding sequence ATGAAAAAAGAGATAATCTCGGCGATATTGGCTTTGACTGTAGTTGGTGGCACATTTGCTATTGGTGCAAAGGTACAGCCTAGCACAGTTGTTGCTCAAGACTCTATTTCTGAACTTGAACAAAGACAGGCTGAACTAAAGCAAAAGTCAGAACAATATCAGAAAGAATTAGAGAAAAACAACAGTAAGATTGCTAAGACAAAGCAGTATCAAAAGACTTTGCTTAACAGAATTGATGCTGTTAATGATGAAATTGTTGTAAGCCAAGAGAAAATTACAACACTTAACAATCAGATTTCTGCTAAAACTAAGAAAATCAAGAAGCTAAACAGCGATATTAGCTCCAGAACAAATACTCTAAGAAAGAGAATCAAGACTATTTATATGTCAGGTGATGTTAGTTCTCTAGAAATTATTCTAGGTGCTAAGGACTTTAGTGATTTTCTTGATAAAGTTGAACTTGTTAGAAATGTAAGTAACTTTGATGAAAAGTTAATATCTGATATTGAAACAGATATGAAAACTGTTAAGTCAGAAAAAGCTGCTTTAGTAAAGGATAAGGCAAAACAAGTTAAAGAAAAGAAAAATCTACAGGCTAAACAAGCTGACTTGCAGTCTGTTGTTGATGAAAACAGTAAAGTGTTAAGCACACTTTATACTCGTAACAAAAAGCAAGAAGCTGCTATTAAAGCTAATAACGGTGCTTTGAATGGTATTGATGACCAGATTCAATCATACTATGAAGAACAAGCTAAGAAAGCTGCCGAAAAAGCTAGACAGAATAGCTCAAACAACGGTTCTAATAACAGCTCAAACAGTGGTTCAAATAATAGCTCAAACAACAATGGCTCTTCCAACAATAGTGGTGGCAGTAGCAGTGGTGGTAGTAGCAACAGTGGTGGTGGCAGTTATACACCTGTAACACCATCAGGTTCAGGTTACACATGGCCTGTACCGGGACATACTGCACTTTCATCAGTATTCGGTGAAGACAGAGGTTCTTATGGCCACGGTGCTATTGATATTTCAGACGGTAGCATTATGGGTGCAACAGTTGTTGCTGCTGACTCAGGTACAGTTGTTGTTTCCAATAACTCTTGTACACATAACTGGGGTAAGTCCGGTTCTTGTGGCTGTGGTGGTGGCTACGGCAACTATGTATGGATTGACCATGGTAACGGTAAATGTACAATCTACGGTCACCTTACAAGAGCAGTTGTAAGCCAAGGTTCTCATGTTTCTAAGGGTCAGGTTATCGGTTATGTAGGTTCTACAGGTTGGTCAAGTGGTCCTCATCTACATTTTGAATGTAGAATTAACGGTACAAAGTATGACCCAATGTCAGAGTTCTAA
- a CDS encoding TdeIII family type II restriction endonuclease, producing MDEHKKKEIEVVVDTAISAFAEGLISRYTAEVDDEKGVINMKKNNCFIAELGEEFMFYSAFVRSFDSSFGNVLEKMGNNIAKLSYEVRNNINSFILPDQVSRISNILDNYVDHVTMPSIDHYSTYSSIYPRDITSYKRSHVTDNYFYCSEKNEHYLIELKASGDLDNKKSRAEKNALLEEYFLLKNELKDDETAKVKIFFGTAYNKFGEGKVWKQERVKQFFAEDELLIGRDYWNFVCDDEDGFNVMFEQYKKSAEKIKEALSKIKDMYFV from the coding sequence ATGGATGAACATAAGAAAAAAGAAATAGAAGTTGTTGTTGATACTGCAATATCAGCTTTTGCTGAAGGATTGATAAGTCGTTATACTGCTGAAGTTGATGACGAAAAAGGTGTAATAAACATGAAAAAGAACAACTGTTTTATAGCAGAGCTTGGAGAGGAGTTTATGTTCTATTCTGCTTTTGTGAGATCTTTTGATTCTTCTTTTGGCAATGTATTAGAAAAAATGGGTAATAATATTGCAAAATTATCATATGAAGTACGCAATAATATCAATTCTTTTATATTACCTGATCAAGTTAGTCGTATATCTAATATTTTAGATAATTATGTTGATCATGTAACTATGCCTAGTATTGATCATTACTCTACATATTCATCAATATATCCAAGAGATATTACTAGTTATAAAAGATCACATGTTACCGACAATTATTTTTATTGTAGTGAGAAAAACGAACATTATCTTATTGAGTTAAAGGCATCAGGTGATTTGGATAATAAAAAATCAAGAGCAGAGAAAAATGCTTTATTAGAAGAGTATTTTTTATTGAAGAATGAACTTAAAGACGATGAAACAGCTAAAGTTAAAATATTTTTTGGTACTGCTTATAATAAATTTGGTGAAGGTAAAGTTTGGAAGCAAGAAAGAGTTAAGCAATTTTTTGCAGAGGATGAATTACTAATTGGCAGAGATTATTGGAATTTTGTTTGTGATGATGAAGATGGTTTCAATGTTATGTTTGAACAGTACAAAAAATCTGCAGAGAAAATTAAAGAGGCTTTATCAAAAATAAAGGATATGTATTTTGTATGA
- the ftsE gene encoding cell division ATP-binding protein FtsE — protein sequence MIEFKNVSKDYPSGTHALHNINLKINNGDFVFIVGSSGAGKSTFLKLIMAEEKLTKGEIVVDGIRMSKLKRRKVPFLRRKMGIVFQDFRLIEKMTVYDNVAFAMRCVGASNKTIKTRVPYILKLVGLGSKIKSKPNQLSGGEQQRVSLARALVNNPEIIIADEPTGNVDPEMSHEIIDLLSEINKQGTTIIIVTHEHDLVKEFGKRVIEIHKGKIIHDTKLERKSAEDIELMSSYDQEISDDELSPLLKIDQESPEEVQELPVQKLRMLNKMAEEQTEPEKPKTKVEKAVENIDKIVEEIETDDREDLIHTVTLDPAKIKRIIAADREKKEKDAQVDSVIDSLR from the coding sequence ATGATAGAATTTAAAAATGTATCAAAGGACTACCCTTCAGGTACTCATGCGTTGCATAATATCAACCTAAAGATTAACAACGGTGACTTTGTGTTTATTGTTGGTTCTTCCGGTGCCGGTAAGAGTACATTCCTAAAGCTAATTATGGCTGAAGAAAAGTTGACAAAAGGTGAAATTGTTGTTGATGGAATCAGAATGAGTAAACTTAAGAGAAGGAAAGTTCCTTTCTTAAGAAGAAAGATGGGTATTGTTTTCCAGGACTTCCGTCTGATTGAGAAAATGACAGTTTACGATAATGTTGCTTTTGCTATGAGATGTGTTGGTGCATCTAACAAAACAATCAAAACTCGTGTTCCTTATATCCTAAAGCTAGTTGGTCTTGGCAGTAAGATTAAGAGTAAGCCTAACCAACTTTCCGGTGGTGAACAACAGAGAGTTTCTTTGGCAAGAGCTTTAGTAAATAACCCTGAAATTATTATTGCCGATGAACCTACAGGTAATGTTGATCCGGAAATGTCACATGAAATTATTGACCTGCTTTCTGAAATCAATAAGCAAGGTACAACAATCATTATCGTTACCCATGAACATGACCTTGTTAAAGAATTTGGCAAGAGAGTTATTGAAATTCATAAGGGTAAGATTATTCACGATACAAAGTTAGAGCGTAAGTCTGCTGAAGATATTGAACTTATGTCATCATATGATCAGGAAATTTCCGATGATGAACTTAGTCCACTTCTAAAGATTGACCAAGAGTCACCGGAAGAAGTACAGGAACTACCTGTTCAAAAGCTAAGAATGTTAAACAAGATGGCAGAAGAACAGACTGAACCTGAAAAGCCAAAGACTAAGGTTGAAAAGGCTGTTGAAAACATTGACAAGATTGTTGAAGAAATCGAAACAGATGACAGAGAGGACCTAATCCATACAGTAACTCTTGACCCTGCAAAAATTAAGAGAATTATTGCTGCCGATAGAGAGAAAAAGGAAAAGGATGCTCAGGTGGATTCTGTTATTGATTCACTAAGGTAA
- the tnpB gene encoding IS66 family insertion sequence element accessory protein TnpB (TnpB, as the term is used for proteins encoded by IS66 family insertion elements, is considered an accessory protein, since TnpC, encoded by a neighboring gene, is a DDE family transposase.), producing MLNDFNCNCPIYLASGYTDLRRGIDGLATIIEKQFKLESCTNALFLFCGRRTDRIKGLYWEGDGFLLLYKRLEKGKFQWPRKSEECVTITPQQYRWLMEGLNIIQPKSTQKISGIKFS from the coding sequence ATGCTTAATGATTTTAATTGTAATTGCCCGATATACCTTGCAAGTGGATATACTGATCTACGCAGAGGAATAGACGGACTTGCAACAATAATAGAAAAGCAGTTTAAGCTTGAGTCTTGTACAAATGCTTTGTTTCTCTTCTGTGGACGAAGAACGGATAGAATTAAAGGTTTGTATTGGGAAGGTGACGGATTTCTGCTTCTGTATAAAAGGCTTGAAAAAGGTAAGTTTCAATGGCCTCGAAAATCTGAAGAATGTGTCACAATAACACCTCAGCAATATCGTTGGTTAATGGAGGGACTTAATATAATCCAGCCTAAGTCAACACAAAAAATAAGTGGAATAAAGTTCTCATAA
- a CDS encoding PucR family transcriptional regulator has protein sequence MSNRLFQGVIHQMRDTIDRTIGIVDETSVVIACSELGRIGEVNESINAETLSSTVPYVINGYTYKSFGANQRPEYAVFVSGTDEAAQRYAGLLAISLNSIKQYYDEKYDRSNFIKSVILDNILPGDIYLKARELHFNSEVTRVVMLIRITSKTDISAYDVLQNLFPDKSKDFIININETEIALVKELKPGIKEKDLEKLAGSIVDTLSSEFYTHCTVGIGTIVMGIKDLAHSFKEAQVALEVGKVFDNERTIVSYDNLGIARLVYQLPTTLCEMFLKEVFKKGSIDSLDQETLFTIQKFFENNLNVSETSRKLFVHRNTLVYRLEKIKKLTGLDLREFEDAIVFKVALMVRRYLDANPTKY, from the coding sequence ATGTCAAATAGACTCTTTCAAGGAGTAATACACCAAATGAGAGATACCATTGATAGAACAATCGGTATTGTTGATGAAACATCAGTGGTTATTGCTTGTTCAGAACTTGGCAGAATTGGTGAAGTAAACGAAAGTATAAATGCCGAAACATTGTCATCTACTGTTCCTTATGTTATTAACGGATATACATACAAATCATTTGGAGCAAATCAAAGACCAGAGTATGCAGTCTTTGTTTCCGGTACAGATGAGGCAGCCCAAAGATATGCGGGCCTTTTGGCTATTTCCCTGAATTCTATTAAGCAGTATTATGATGAAAAGTATGATAGAAGCAATTTTATCAAAAGTGTTATCCTAGATAATATCCTACCTGGGGATATTTATCTAAAGGCAAGAGAACTTCACTTTAACTCAGAAGTTACCAGAGTTGTTATGTTAATCAGAATTACATCCAAGACAGATATTTCTGCTTATGATGTTCTTCAGAACCTATTTCCTGATAAGTCTAAGGACTTTATCATTAACATTAACGAAACTGAGATTGCTCTTGTTAAGGAACTAAAACCGGGTATTAAGGAAAAGGACCTAGAGAAGTTAGCAGGTTCTATTGTTGATACACTTTCTTCTGAATTCTATACTCATTGTACAGTTGGTATCGGTACTATTGTAATGGGTATCAAGGATTTGGCTCATTCATTTAAGGAAGCACAGGTTGCCCTTGAAGTTGGAAAGGTATTTGATAACGAAAGAACTATTGTCAGCTATGACAACCTTGGTATTGCAAGACTTGTTTATCAGCTACCAACTACTCTTTGTGAAATGTTCCTAAAGGAAGTTTTCAAGAAAGGCTCAATTGACAGCCTTGACCAAGAAACTCTGTTCACAATTCAGAAGTTCTTTGAAAACAACCTAAATGTTTCTGAAACATCAAGAAAGCTATTTGTTCACAGAAACACACTTGTTTACAGACTGGAAAAAATCAAGAAGTTAACCGGTCTTGACCTAAGAGAATTTGAAGATGCAATCGTCTTTAAAGTAGCATTAATGGTAAGAAGATACCTAGATGCTAACCCTACAAAATACTAA
- the ftsX gene encoding permease-like cell division protein FtsX yields the protein MKLSNLGYLIKEGIRNIWSNRMMSLASIGVLLSCLVLTGAAVMASLNVKTIVDKVGDSNETTVYMEDKATDAEITNAGKQMEGLSNVTSVSFFPKEDAIKDYKDVLGDKVFAEMEGEGNPLPDAYKVTVKDLSKYESTVKQIQSIKGVATVSSQTDVADKLTSLNKIIQILSVAIVLALVIISLFIISNTIRMSMYARRYEISIMKSVGATDTFVRIPFLVEGIIMGAIAGVISTFGLMLIYDLIIEALQYVVPFKAIAFNSVMWPFLGAFIIAGVFVGILGGLISIGKYLKKEGSIILGW from the coding sequence ATGAAGCTTAGTAATTTAGGTTATTTAATCAAAGAAGGTATCAGAAATATCTGGTCAAATAGAATGATGAGCCTTGCTTCCATTGGTGTTCTTTTATCTTGCCTTGTACTGACAGGTGCTGCTGTTATGGCATCTTTGAATGTTAAAACAATTGTTGACAAAGTTGGAGATAGCAACGAAACAACTGTTTATATGGAAGATAAAGCAACTGATGCAGAAATCACTAATGCCGGAAAACAGATGGAAGGCTTAAGTAATGTTACTTCTGTTTCTTTCTTCCCTAAGGAAGACGCTATTAAGGATTACAAGGATGTTCTTGGTGACAAGGTTTTTGCTGAAATGGAAGGTGAGGGCAATCCACTTCCTGATGCTTATAAGGTTACTGTTAAGGACTTATCAAAATATGAGAGTACAGTAAAACAAATTCAAAGTATCAAGGGTGTTGCTACTGTATCATCCCAAACTGATGTTGCAGATAAATTAACAAGTCTAAACAAGATTATACAGATTCTTTCTGTTGCAATTGTTTTGGCACTTGTAATTATTTCACTGTTTATTATTTCTAATACAATTCGTATGAGTATGTATGCAAGAAGATACGAAATCAGTATTATGAAGTCTGTTGGTGCAACAGATACATTCGTCAGAATACCATTCCTTGTTGAAGGTATCATTATGGGTGCTATAGCCGGTGTAATTTCAACATTCGGTTTAATGCTCATTTATGATTTGATTATAGAAGCATTGCAGTATGTAGTACCATTTAAGGCAATAGCATTCAACTCAGTAATGTGGCCATTCCTTGGTGCATTTATTATTGCAGGTGTATTTGTTGGTATTTTAGGTGGTCTTATCAGTATTGGTAAGTACCTAAAGAAAGAAGGTTCAATTATCCTTGGTTGGTAA
- a CDS encoding helix-turn-helix domain-containing protein, protein MRTKKRKSEASRVYGVSLSSVKRWCKQYDGTWQSLLPKSRRPHSHPNRHTKREERQIRNSFKSAMKDMDGMEYTVI, encoded by the coding sequence ATACGCACTAAGAAAAGGAAAAGCGAAGCAAGTAGAGTGTACGGTGTAAGTCTTTCAAGCGTAAAGAGATGGTGTAAACAATATGACGGTACCTGGCAATCGCTATTGCCTAAATCACGCAGACCACATAGTCATCCCAACAGACACACAAAAAGAGAAGAAAGACAAATTAGAAATTCTTTTAAAAGTGCTATGAAAGATATGGATGGGATGGAGTATACAGTGATTTAA
- a CDS encoding DNA-methyltransferase: MIDVNDIKDYLLINDDCFSVLKNIPDHSVDLILTDPPYNIAKYSTGNMKFNWRSEINNDLAEWDLSELNPKDLIGEFKRVLKPNGNIFIFCSYNIIGEYHKVFDPEFDTFQFMVWHKTNPVPNFRKSSFLNSCELIVSCWNKGHTWNFTNQRDMHNFIENSICMGSERVKNKDGKSLHPTQKPVAILEKIVKIASNENDLVLDCFNGVGSTGVASLKNNRRYLGIEIDKTYMDATEQRLKIYKK, encoded by the coding sequence ATGATTGATGTTAATGATATAAAAGATTATTTACTAATAAACGATGATTGTTTCTCAGTTTTGAAAAATATACCAGATCATTCTGTTGATTTGATTTTGACTGATCCACCATATAACATAGCTAAATATAGCACAGGTAATATGAAATTTAATTGGAGAAGTGAAATTAATAACGATTTAGCTGAATGGGATTTATCAGAACTAAATCCTAAAGATTTAATTGGGGAATTTAAAAGGGTATTAAAGCCAAATGGTAATATTTTCATATTTTGTTCTTATAATATTATAGGTGAATATCACAAGGTCTTTGATCCTGAATTTGACACATTTCAATTTATGGTATGGCATAAAACAAACCCTGTTCCTAATTTTAGAAAATCATCTTTTTTAAATAGTTGTGAATTAATTGTTAGTTGTTGGAATAAGGGGCATACTTGGAATTTTACAAATCAAAGGGATATGCATAATTTTATTGAAAACAGTATCTGTATGGGTTCTGAGAGAGTAAAAAATAAAGATGGGAAAAGTCTACATCCAACACAAAAGCCTGTAGCTATTCTTGAAAAAATAGTTAAAATCGCTTCTAATGAAAATGATTTAGTACTAGATTGCTTTAATGGGGTTGGAAGTACAGGTGTTGCTTCTTTAAAAAATAATCGCAGATACTTAGGTATTGAAATAGATAAAACTTATATGGATGCAACTGAGCAACGATTAAAGATTTATAAAAAATAA
- the greA gene encoding transcription elongation factor GreA encodes MAKQVMLTEEGLKKLEAELEVLKGEKRTEIAEKIKVARSYGDLSENSEYDDAKNEQAILEARIADIEASLKNAVIIDESEISNDRVHLGSTVKIKNLANDMEMTIRIVGSNESDPKKLQISDESPVGMGLLGKSIDDVAEIETPGGVVAYKVMEISR; translated from the coding sequence ATGGCAAAGCAGGTTATGCTTACAGAAGAAGGCCTTAAAAAATTAGAGGCTGAACTTGAAGTCCTTAAAGGCGAAAAAAGAACTGAAATCGCAGAAAAAATCAAGGTTGCTCGTTCATATGGTGACCTTTCTGAAAACTCAGAATATGATGATGCAAAAAATGAACAGGCTATTCTTGAAGCTAGAATTGCAGATATTGAAGCAAGCCTTAAAAATGCAGTTATTATTGATGAAAGCGAAATCAGCAATGATAGAGTACACCTAGGTAGTACAGTAAAAATTAAAAATCTTGCTAACGATATGGAAATGACTATCCGTATTGTTGGTTCAAACGAAAGTGACCCTAAGAAGCTACAGATTTCTGATGAAAGTCCTGTTGGTATGGGACTTCTTGGCAAGTCAATTGATGATGTTGCAGAAATTGAAACTCCGGGTGGCGTTGTAGCTTACAAGGTAATGGAAATTTCAAGATAA